A single genomic interval of Armigeres subalbatus isolate Guangzhou_Male chromosome 1, GZ_Asu_2, whole genome shotgun sequence harbors:
- the LOC134218730 gene encoding uncharacterized protein LOC134218730, whose product MARRRLNAAKKNLLKKATNKNAGFVAQTIPELKQQNEAESIDLPPGPSGAQMITLSEQNFDFYSNSEEVDAEMSQTSVVPTLGPLLHTYGRRRSIEQLLQDWETVPVSDINVDDNTIQIVRIESLNENANPLCASSPGVVVMDAQSGCACGKSDEVEKHKASMESLRKERDALLLENAQLKAQNSRLLDSLTSKLLPRPEKPFNEEEEGFLDCEVLIRLSHEAGDSDYLFLKFLLMKLFPDGLVGRSVTGRPSNNPSGRPKKSDMGSSENMPSMNHEVNRETGKIQLDPVKVKWIKRRLYERRIFLRDDAVTANVCYKGAGRLMTRVIANASR is encoded by the exons ATGGCTCGAAGAAGGTTGAATGCGGcaaagaaaaatcttttgaaaaaggcaacGAATAAAAACGCAGGGTTCGTTGCCCAAACGATTCCTGAGCTGAAG CAACAAAACGAAGCGGAGTCAATTGACCTTCCACCTGGACCTTCCGGTGCACAAATGATCACACTCTCGGAGCAAAACTTTGATTTCTATTCCAATTCCGAAGAGGTTGATGCTGAAATGAGTCAAACATCGGTTGTACCAACTCTGGGGCCACTATTGCATACCTATGGCCGCCGACGATCTATTGAGCAGTTGCTGCAGGATTGGGAGACAGTTCCGGTCTCTGATATCAATGTTGATGATAATACGATCCAAATCGTACGTATCGAGTCCCTGAACGAGAATGCCAATCCACTATGCGCATCGTCACCGGGTGTAGTTGTGATGGATGCTCAATCAg GTTGCGCTTGTGGAAAGTCTGACGAGGTTGAGAAACATAAAGCTTCGATGGAATCTTTGCGGAAAGAGAGGGATGCATTGCTTTTAGAGAACGCTCAGCTAAAAGCTCAAAACTCGAGGCTGTTAGATTCTCTAACATCGAAACTTCTACCAAGGCCAGAGAAGCCATTTAATGAAGAGGAAGAGGGGTTTCTGGATTGTGAAGTTTTAATACGATTGTCCCATGAAGCTGGTGACAGCGACTATttgttcctgaagttcctcctgatGAAGTTATTCCCAGATGGTTTGGTTGGACGCTCAGTAACGGGGCGCCCATCAAACAATCCTTCCGGCCGTCCAAAGAAAAGCGATATGGGGTCCTCTGAGAATATGCCCTCCATGAACCACGAAGTGAACAGAgaaacaggaaaaatacaactGGACCCGGTGAAAGTAAAGTGGATAAAAC GACGTCTATACGAGCGCCGTATTTTCCTACGCGATGATGCTGTAACAGCTAACGTGTGCTACAAAGGCGCAGGCCGCCTGATGACAAGGGTCATTGCAAACGCTTCGCggtaa